One window of Penaeus chinensis breed Huanghai No. 1 chromosome 3, ASM1920278v2, whole genome shotgun sequence genomic DNA carries:
- the LOC125041691 gene encoding UDP-glycosyltransferase UGT5-like gives MILRAVALLVISSLPSALPSNILFCQIVATKSHRIIALPFLKQLAENGHNVTMISPFPPALEGVDNLHEIQHGFAELEEQHNQFQTSSLFGEMTKYARLLPRLAKTAYSTQWFSGLWHWRQHLDLVIIDGAFNDLCLPFLDGTAAPLVYVDSPGLVVPHHATLGQIHNPASVPYLITPLSISSVWGRLLNMFFYVTGFPVWRFIVIRPTENEVRKIHPEVQSFSELERKHLSLILSNSHHTLDGPVPLLPNAVEIACCHCQPPKELPKNIADFVADTEDTGIIYISLGSHVKSSNIPRPTLNSILRALEKIPYKVLWKFDEGENEEREKFPKNVMTQKWFPQQDILGHRNTKVFVSQGGLLSVHEAKYHGVPLVVLPLYGDQPRNAWAVDEGGYGVHLPWEDVTEESFRESLLEVATNPDYRRRISQISRLVHDQPDSSKERAVWWLEYLLRNEGAAHLNQESFARNLSWVQILLLDVLLLAICILVLLGLIAWFVLKRTFSSGKSKVD, from the exons ATGATTCTCCGCGCAGTTGCACTTCTCGTCATCTCCTCTCTGCCATCAGCCCTGCCCTCGAACATCCTCTTCTGCCAGATAGTTGCGACAAAATCTCATCGCATCATTGCTCTTCCTTTCCTTAAGCAGCTGGCGGAGAATGGTCATAATGTGACCATGATTTCCCCGTTTCCTCCCGCCCTTGAAGGGGTGGATAATCTTCATGAGATCCAGCATGGG TTTGCCGAGCTGGAAGAGCAACACAACCAGTTCCAAACCAGCTCCCTTTTTGGCGAGATGACGAAATACGCTCGTCTCCTGCCAAGACTGGCAAAGACAGCCTATAGCACCCAGTGGTTCTCAGGCCTCTGGCATTGGCGGCAGCACCTCGACTTGGTCATTATCGATGGGGCTTTTAACGACCTCTGCCTGCCTTTCTTGGACGGCACCGCAGCGCCCCTGGTGTACGTCGACTCACCTG GCCTAGTTGTTCCCCACCATGCTACCCTAGGCCAGATCCACAACCCTGCCTCTGTTCCGTACCTCATCACGCCTCTGAGCATCAGCAGTGTTTGGGGTCGACTCCTCAACATGTTTTTCTACGTCACTGGTTTTCCTGTGTGGAGGTTCATTGTCATAAGACCCACTGAGAATGAG GTGCGAAAAATTCATCCTGAGGTCCAGTCCTTTTCTGAGCTTGAGAGGAAGCACCTGAGCCTCATTTTGTCCAACTCTCACCACACTCTCGATGGTCCTGTCCCTTTGTTGCCAAACGCGGTGGAGATAGCTTGTTGCCATTGTCAGCCGCCAAAGGAATTACCTAAA AATATTGCAGACTTTGTAGCAGACACAGAAGACACCGGCATCATCTACATCAGCCTTGGTTCACATGTGAAAAGCTCCAACATCCCAAGGCCAACTTTAAATAGTATCCTTAGGGCCTTAGAAAAGATCCCTTACAAGGTGCTGTGGAAGTTTGACGAGGGCGAGAATGAAGAACGAGAAAAGTTTCCGAAGAATGTGATGACACAAAAATGGTTTCCACAGCAGGATATCTTAG GACACCGAAATACAAAGGTCTTTGTGAGCCAAGGTGGATTACTGAGTGTTCACGAAGCCAAGTACCATGGCGTCCCCCTGGTGGTGCTTCCCCTCTATGGTGACCAGCCCAGAAATGCTTGGGCAGTGGATGAAGGCGGCTATGGAGTCCACCTGCCATGGGAAGATGTCACCGAAGAGTCCTTCCGAGAATCTCTTTTAG AAGTTGCTACGAATCCTGACTACCGTAGACGCATTTCCCAAATATCACGGCTGGTGCATGACCAGCCGGACTCCTCCAAGGAACGAGCTGTCTGGTGGCTGGAATACCTCCTGCGGAATGAGGGAGCAGCTCACCTCAACCAGGAGTCTTTTGCCAGAAATCTCTCTTGGGTGCAGATATTGCTCTTGGATGTGCTCTTGCTGGCTATCTGTATACTAGTATTACTAGGACTTATTGCTTGGTTTGTCCTCAAAAGGACATTTTCCTCAGGGAAATCCAAAGTTGActaa